A genomic window from Punica granatum isolate Tunisia-2019 chromosome 2, ASM765513v2, whole genome shotgun sequence includes:
- the LOC116195389 gene encoding O-acyltransferase WSD1-like → MGSLADGSDEPLTPAGRLFLQKETNQVVYCALGMKHPIDVEAMKASVKGSIMGKHPRFGSLLVRDRRGVEHWRRTELDIDRHFVVVDEPVTDSGDDEAAVNEYMADLSISSGLSTDKPLWEVHVLRVHYCLVLRVHHSLGDGISLMSMFLALCRKANDPDSLPTIPSAKPRPRDGSFWSMVLRFLQMVWFTIVFAFGIIRRSTWARDPKNPISGGDGVELWPRKLATARFWLKDMKLAKAAVPDATINDVLFGVLSRGLSKYLDEKCPNSMQEGLPITGVAMVNLRKQPGLQEFADMMTKNPGLRWGNRFGFVLLPLYYRKNDDPLEHLRKAKKMLDQRKNSLEAHFSYWIGNLVMSCFGAKAAGVLNRRILCNTTFTISNVVGPQEEIAYAGNPITYIKANSSSLPHALTMHMVSYAGWADLQILVAKDIIPDPELLAKCFEDALLEMTATAAAALKD, encoded by the coding sequence ATGGGGTCGCTGGCGGATGGCTCCGACGAGCCGCTTACGCCGGCCGGCCGGCTGTTCCTCCAGAAGGAGACCAACCAAGTGGTTTACTGCGCTTTGGGGATGAAGCACCCGATTGATGTCGAAGCTATGAAGGCCTCGGTAAAGGGGTCTATCATGGGGAAGCACCCGAGGTTTGGCAGCCTATTGGTCCGTGACCGCCGCGGAGTCGAGCACTGGAGGAGGACCGAGCTTGACATCGACCGCCATTTTGTCGTAGTCGATGAACCGGTTACTGATTCGGGAGATGATGAGGCCGCGGTGAATGAGTACATGGCGGATTTGTCGATCTCCTCGGGGCTTAGCACTGATAAGCCCTTGTGGGAAGTCCATGTCCTCAGGGTCCACTACTGTTTGGTCTTACGGGTTCATCATTCGCTGGGAGATGGGATATCGCTGATGTCGATGTTCTTGGCCTTGTGTCGGAAGGCCAACGATCCCGATTCCCTCCCGACAATCCCCTCTGCGAAACCAAGACCACGGGACGGTTCGTTTTGGAGCATGGTTCTGAGATTCCTGCAGATGGTATGGTTCACAATTGTATTCGCGTTCGGTATTATCCGGAGGAGTACGTGGGCCAGGGACCCAAAGAACCCGATCAGTGGTGGGGACGGCGTTGAGCTGTGGCCAAGGAAGCTGGCCACGGCGAGGTTTTGGCTCAAGGACATGAAGTTGGCAAAGGCAGCCGTGCCCGATGCAACCATCAATGATGTCCTTTTCGGTGTTTTATCAAGGGGGCTGTCTAAGTACTTGGATGAGAAATGTCCTAATTCGATGCAAGAAGGGCTCCCTATCACTGGAGTGGCCATGGTTAACCTGCGAAAACAGCCCGGCTTGCAAGAATTCGCCGACATGATGACCAAGAACCCAGGACTGAGGTGGGGGAACCGATTCGGGTTCGTACTCCTCCCGCTCTATTACCGTAAGAACGACGATCCACTGGAGCATTTGAGGAAGGCTAAGAAGATGTTGGACCAGAGGAAGAACTCCTTGGAGGCGCACTTCTCATACTGGATCGGAAATCTCGTGATGTCGTGTTTCGGGGCGAAGGCCGCAGGCGTCCTCAACCGAAGGATCCTTTGCAACACCACGTTTACAATCTCCAACGTGGTCGGGCCTCAGGAGGAGATTGCATATGCGGGCAATCCCATAACCTATATTAAGGCGAATTCTTCTAGCCTACCCCATGCCCTCACCATGCACATGGTGAGCTACGCAGGATGGGCCGACCTTCAGATTCTGGTGGCCAAGGACATAATTCCCGACCCGGAGTTGCTGGCCAAGTGCTTTGAAGACGCTCTACTCGAGATGACTGCGACCGCTGCTGCAGCTCTTAAAGATTAG